One Edaphobacter flagellatus genomic region harbors:
- a CDS encoding Rab family GTPase, which translates to MAPSPRVFHKKICIVGEFSVGKTSLIARYVHSIFSEKYHTTIGVKIDKKQCLVDNFLVNLVIWDIAGESPLGTLKPAQILGASGFLLVADGTRPETLDSAITLHQKVTDILGSVPFILALNKADLTEEWRVNTDMIEKLCQKGWDVRLSSAKTAQGVEEMFLDLARRLIQNG; encoded by the coding sequence GTGGCGCCATCCCCCCGGGTTTTCCATAAAAAAATTTGTATTGTTGGCGAATTCAGCGTCGGCAAGACGAGTCTCATCGCTAGGTACGTGCATTCCATTTTTTCCGAAAAATATCACACGACTATCGGCGTGAAGATCGATAAGAAGCAATGCCTGGTGGATAATTTCCTTGTAAACCTCGTCATATGGGATATTGCAGGCGAATCCCCGTTAGGAACTTTGAAGCCAGCTCAAATCCTCGGTGCTTCCGGTTTTCTTCTAGTCGCAGATGGAACGCGCCCGGAAACGTTGGATTCAGCTATCACACTTCATCAGAAAGTAACCGACATCCTCGGATCCGTTCCCTTTATTTTGGCCCTCAACAAGGCCGATCTAACTGAGGAGTGGCGGGTAAACACTGACATGATTGAAAAACTTTGTCAGAAGGGATGGGATGTGCGACTGTCTAGTGCGAAAACTGCGCAAGGAGTGGAGGAGATGTTTCTCGATCTGGCGAGGCGCCTAATTCAAAATGGCTGA
- a CDS encoding OmpA family protein yields MKEHEQAQASEHSFVELRDLLLGDQIRELEELRRRLDDPNLRTQETSKILADALSLSIQRDRRVQSVLQPIAEDSLRASVEKNPNLFADAVFPIVGQAVRKAVAHALQQTLDSLNSILADGISLKRWRWRLEAIRSGKSFGEIALARSLTYRVEQVYLIHRKTGILLAESSKHPGLLGDADLVVGMLTALQDFVRDSFTTNKQDDLDVLHIGEFKVWLLHGPLAILAVVVRGQLPQELQARFADRIEQLHSDFHSQLVSFETSGKPIVGIDAGLNDYLLGAATSERPSYARVKVALGITAAILLLTLFVQVRDEIRWRNYLGALRREPGIVIIEAHRGWSMFSLVGLHDPIAVEPRSLLPAYHLSEKKVSEHWEEYLSLDPRLSNARRLNEEAAALSKEVIRFEVNTTKIPPEQLPLVDTVSDQIRQLAFTAASQGKELRVKIFGDADSTGTEDRNTELSRERAEMMMRLFVARGIDPTILTAVGLGDRLPGRHDADSYQQNLDRRVTFTVLLDGKPVNRALSTTDMSLRY; encoded by the coding sequence TTGAAGGAGCACGAACAGGCACAAGCTTCTGAGCACAGCTTCGTTGAATTACGTGACCTCTTACTCGGCGACCAGATTCGAGAGCTGGAAGAGCTTCGCAGGCGCCTCGACGATCCCAACCTGCGCACTCAGGAGACGAGTAAGATACTCGCCGATGCCCTCTCCCTCTCCATTCAGCGAGACCGAAGAGTGCAGAGCGTGCTTCAGCCAATCGCCGAAGATTCCCTGCGCGCTTCAGTCGAGAAGAATCCAAATCTTTTCGCCGACGCAGTCTTTCCCATCGTTGGACAGGCGGTGCGTAAAGCTGTTGCCCATGCCTTGCAGCAAACATTGGACTCTTTGAACTCTATTCTTGCCGACGGGATCTCGCTCAAGCGATGGCGTTGGCGTCTTGAGGCAATACGTTCCGGAAAGAGCTTCGGCGAGATCGCTCTCGCGCGTAGCCTTACCTACCGCGTCGAACAGGTGTACCTCATTCATCGAAAGACAGGGATCTTACTGGCTGAATCGAGCAAGCATCCGGGGCTGTTGGGAGATGCCGATCTTGTTGTTGGGATGCTCACCGCCCTGCAGGACTTTGTTCGCGATTCGTTCACCACGAACAAACAGGACGACCTCGACGTCTTGCACATTGGAGAGTTTAAAGTGTGGCTTCTGCACGGGCCATTGGCAATTCTCGCGGTGGTCGTACGTGGGCAACTGCCACAAGAACTGCAAGCAAGATTTGCAGACAGAATTGAGCAACTCCATAGCGATTTTCATTCTCAACTAGTATCTTTCGAGACAAGTGGAAAGCCAATTGTTGGAATTGACGCGGGATTGAATGACTACTTGCTCGGAGCGGCTACCTCCGAGAGACCGTCCTATGCAAGGGTTAAGGTTGCACTCGGAATTACGGCGGCAATACTTCTCCTCACATTGTTCGTTCAGGTGCGTGACGAGATCAGGTGGAGAAACTACCTTGGTGCACTACGTCGGGAACCTGGAATCGTCATTATTGAAGCGCATCGTGGCTGGTCAATGTTTTCTCTTGTTGGCTTACACGATCCAATTGCAGTGGAACCCCGGTCGTTACTGCCTGCATATCACCTGTCCGAGAAAAAAGTATCTGAACATTGGGAAGAATATCTGTCCCTTGATCCACGTTTATCGAACGCGCGAAGGCTGAATGAAGAAGCAGCCGCTCTGAGTAAGGAAGTAATTCGTTTTGAGGTAAACACAACGAAGATTCCTCCGGAGCAACTCCCACTCGTAGACACCGTTAGTGATCAGATTCGCCAATTAGCTTTTACAGCCGCCTCACAAGGCAAGGAATTGAGGGTGAAGATTTTCGGAGATGCGGATTCCACGGGTACGGAGGATCGTAATACCGAACTCAGCCGAGAGCGCGCTGAAATGATGATGCGCCTGTTTGTTGCTCGTGGCATTGATCCAACGATTCTTACTGCCGTAGGCCTTGGTGATAGGTTGCCTGGCAGACATGATGCCGATTCATATCAGCAGAACCTGGACAGGCGTGTAACATTCACAGTCCTTCTGGATGGCAAGCCAGTAAACCGTGCTTTGAGTACAACAGATATGAGCTTGCGCTATTAG
- a CDS encoding GGDEF domain-containing protein: MATIELDTDRETRSLAQLFSTMDYAVFEAVGESLCQINTPPTWFDRLTAFDNCSKTLTAHLPFLEAFLPEASVFWKESQNGRIQSDFWTQTDVSGEDVHLLAYAVSLNGRRFLLIRSVQELYKERERWQIYAHETAIQLKTIKRLQCEMEASAAALAKANERLNELSIQDSLTGVYNRRHFEHTFDLELRRTYRSGEPISILFMDVDHFKLLNDTFGHSAGDDCLRSIGRLLKDSLHRSADLVARIGGEEFAIILPGIDADAALQLAETISQRVQNLKIPNSASENFIKTTVSIGVYTRPPKSTVTLSAILQIADNALYRAKRNGRNQVVVGSEFDITYSTSPLTKNTTE, translated from the coding sequence TTGGCTACTATTGAACTCGATACTGACCGTGAGACTCGCTCGCTAGCGCAGCTGTTCTCAACAATGGACTACGCGGTCTTCGAGGCAGTGGGCGAGAGCCTGTGCCAAATCAACACCCCACCCACGTGGTTTGACCGTCTCACTGCTTTTGATAACTGCAGCAAGACGCTTACAGCTCACCTTCCATTTCTGGAGGCGTTCCTTCCTGAAGCATCTGTTTTCTGGAAAGAATCGCAAAATGGTCGCATTCAGTCCGATTTCTGGACACAGACTGATGTCTCCGGCGAAGATGTTCACTTGCTTGCTTACGCTGTATCCTTGAACGGACGCAGGTTTCTTCTGATCCGATCCGTACAAGAGCTCTATAAAGAGCGCGAGAGATGGCAGATATACGCTCACGAGACAGCGATCCAACTAAAGACGATCAAACGCCTGCAGTGCGAGATGGAAGCATCGGCCGCTGCTCTTGCAAAAGCAAATGAAAGGTTGAATGAGCTTTCGATACAGGACTCTCTCACCGGCGTCTATAACCGTAGGCATTTTGAACATACCTTCGATCTCGAGTTGAGAAGAACATATCGATCCGGTGAACCAATATCAATTTTGTTTATGGATGTCGATCACTTCAAATTGTTGAATGACACCTTTGGTCATAGCGCGGGGGATGACTGTTTGCGCTCAATCGGCAGGCTGCTCAAGGATTCATTGCACAGATCGGCAGACTTGGTCGCCCGTATTGGCGGAGAGGAGTTTGCAATTATCCTCCCTGGAATTGATGCCGATGCCGCTCTCCAACTTGCAGAAACAATAAGTCAACGCGTACAAAATTTGAAAATTCCGAATTCGGCTTCTGAAAATTTTATAAAGACTACGGTTAGTATCGGCGTTTACACACGGCCACCGAAGAGTACCGTGACGCTGTCGGCCATCCTACAGATCGCAGACAACGCGCTCTACCGCGCAAAACGGAATGGCCGAAACCAAGTCGTCGTCGGGTCAGAATTCGACATAACGTACTCTACTAGCCCTCTCACAAAGAACACGACTGAATGA
- a CDS encoding TonB-dependent receptor plug domain-containing protein: MNQFKFLAMFLASTLAGAQTTMVGTPQLRESGAPSEVAAPASLNSPARITTTTGSKSKFSANTEGGVGQGTDSALSNRAINPFGTLKTNVRVDSQRTDQDSAEGFERRVTSKEIENSAGTFGDPSRYMQMLPGVVSDNDQRNDFLVRGGNPSENLFIIDNIEVPSINQLALSDTTGGFVSMIDNAAIQYMTLHTDAYDSKFDQRLSSIVEISTRPEALVSSHSTLEMGLAGAGGSITRPWGREGSLFISARHSVLQWMTNDIGLNGVPVYKNGLVRADSRIDDKNNWWGLSLTGIDSIKIRPSATDTFETNPFDITYRGWRNVTGVNWQHIFSARSFGVLSLANSQQSQYVLQIDQLQSNATIYDEDTSDGITTVKYDWTSEINKRITWETGVRAAIDRMNYLVKQPIGLQNPYSEDPRPMNATLTDRKFATANSAEYSQATFHLPLEAKVVVGQRLTHWALGGHTEWTPKLLFSAPVAGRLVHVGYAEYVQAPPSLYLLTFNNQQTLKPIRARHVTVGVKVVDATRLGITVEAYQKRYSDYPVASDYPQLSLANIADTFGQAFLMFPMTSRGSGLARGVEGSIESKPVSRLLLTATITYSRNWFSGLDGILRRGNFDLPLVANVGANWRLGRGTSFTMRYSVASGRPYTPDNLPLSFAQNRDVYDLTRINAVRAATYSRLDFRLSHSYVFDRRALTWHAGLVNALGTTNFYSNQWRPRCPTCGVLEQGQMPLLPDAGIQYSF, encoded by the coding sequence ATGAATCAGTTCAAGTTCCTCGCAATGTTTCTTGCATCGACGCTGGCAGGTGCTCAAACCACTATGGTAGGTACTCCGCAATTAAGGGAGAGCGGAGCGCCATCTGAGGTTGCTGCTCCGGCCTCGTTGAATTCGCCAGCAAGAATTACGACCACAACAGGATCTAAATCTAAATTTTCTGCGAATACCGAGGGTGGAGTCGGGCAGGGAACCGATTCTGCGTTATCGAATCGCGCAATAAATCCATTTGGCACGCTCAAGACAAATGTTCGAGTCGATAGCCAACGGACGGATCAGGACAGCGCAGAAGGATTCGAGCGCCGAGTTACATCCAAAGAGATAGAAAACTCGGCCGGAACATTTGGGGATCCATCACGATACATGCAGATGCTGCCGGGAGTTGTCTCAGACAACGATCAACGAAATGACTTCTTAGTTCGTGGAGGAAATCCCTCCGAGAATCTTTTTATCATCGATAACATCGAGGTCCCGTCGATCAATCAGCTCGCTCTCTCCGACACAACTGGCGGCTTTGTATCGATGATCGATAACGCAGCCATTCAATACATGACACTTCATACCGATGCATATGACAGTAAGTTCGATCAACGCCTGTCATCCATAGTGGAGATCTCGACGCGCCCAGAAGCTCTCGTAAGTTCTCACTCCACGCTGGAAATGGGCCTCGCAGGTGCGGGAGGCTCCATTACCCGTCCATGGGGACGGGAAGGATCACTCTTTATCTCCGCAAGGCATAGTGTTTTGCAGTGGATGACAAATGATATTGGCTTGAATGGCGTACCCGTTTACAAGAATGGACTCGTTCGCGCGGACAGTCGCATCGATGACAAGAACAACTGGTGGGGGTTGTCTCTGACGGGCATCGATTCAATAAAGATACGGCCGAGTGCGACCGATACTTTTGAGACAAATCCCTTCGACATTACATATCGAGGATGGAGGAATGTCACCGGGGTCAACTGGCAGCACATCTTTTCAGCGCGCTCATTCGGAGTCCTCAGTTTGGCGAACTCACAGCAGTCGCAATATGTTCTCCAAATCGACCAGCTTCAATCGAACGCAACTATCTATGATGAGGATACAAGCGATGGCATCACAACCGTCAAATATGATTGGACGTCAGAGATAAACAAGCGGATAACTTGGGAGACTGGCGTTCGCGCGGCAATAGATCGCATGAATTATTTGGTAAAGCAGCCAATTGGACTACAGAATCCCTATAGCGAAGATCCGCGCCCAATGAACGCGACCTTGACGGATAGAAAATTTGCGACTGCAAATAGCGCCGAATACAGCCAGGCTACATTTCATCTTCCACTCGAAGCGAAGGTAGTCGTCGGGCAAAGGTTAACGCATTGGGCTCTCGGTGGCCATACAGAATGGACACCAAAATTGCTTTTCTCCGCTCCAGTTGCCGGTAGACTGGTTCACGTAGGATATGCCGAATATGTGCAGGCACCTCCATCGCTCTATTTATTGACATTCAATAATCAACAGACATTGAAGCCGATTCGTGCGCGCCATGTCACTGTTGGGGTCAAAGTTGTAGATGCGACCCGATTGGGCATAACGGTCGAGGCATATCAGAAACGATACTCAGACTATCCAGTCGCTTCGGATTATCCGCAGCTTTCGCTGGCCAATATTGCGGATACGTTCGGACAGGCATTTCTGATGTTTCCCATGACAAGCAGAGGTAGTGGTCTGGCACGGGGCGTAGAGGGTTCGATTGAGAGCAAACCCGTTTCTCGGCTTCTGCTTACAGCTACCATCACTTATTCGCGAAATTGGTTTAGTGGGCTAGACGGCATATTACGGAGAGGTAATTTTGATCTTCCGCTAGTGGCCAATGTGGGGGCCAATTGGCGTCTGGGACGAGGCACTTCATTTACGATGCGCTATAGCGTGGCATCCGGCAGGCCATATACACCTGATAACCTCCCCCTAAGCTTCGCACAGAATCGCGATGTATACGATTTGACTCGCATTAACGCTGTACGGGCTGCGACATACAGCAGGTTGGATTTTAGGCTTTCGCATAGCTATGTCTTTGATCGTAGAGCACTGACCTGGCATGCGGGGTTGGTGAATGCTTTGGGTACGACGAACTTTTACTCGAACCAATGGCGGCCACGGTGTCCAACATGCGGTGTTCTCGAGCAAGGACAAATGCCGCTCCTTCCAGATGCAGGTATTCAGTATTCCTTTTAG